One genomic window of Trichlorobacter lovleyi includes the following:
- a CDS encoding chemotaxis protein CheV — protein sequence MKQTNILLESDTNELEIVEFRVDELDSHGNLVPCHYGVNVAKVREIIRLPKLTKALNTSDAVEGMIKLREKVIPILNLSKILNKYTGDLLSDRVIVLEFNNVMVGVLVHSVSRIYRISWKNVEAPSSAVYSDQVTGLVKMDDRIILVLDFEKIVAEFCASSALQPLAPEQLLEGAGIDRSSKSILVADDSPFIRHTMCSALRGAGYNVEEAVNGAEAWEKIQNKMQQCSSDGVSFRSRMQLLITDVEMPQMDGLHLTSLVRKEDSLKDLPIIIFSSLASEDNIRKWHDLGAQQILTKPDLPNLVKYADEFTA from the coding sequence ATGAAACAGACCAACATCCTTCTCGAAAGCGACACCAACGAACTGGAGATCGTGGAGTTCCGCGTTGACGAACTGGACTCCCACGGCAACCTGGTCCCCTGCCATTACGGTGTCAACGTTGCAAAAGTACGCGAGATCATCCGTCTGCCCAAGCTGACCAAGGCCCTCAACACCTCCGATGCCGTTGAAGGGATGATCAAGCTGCGGGAAAAGGTGATCCCGATCCTGAACCTCTCCAAGATCCTGAACAAATATACCGGCGACCTGCTGTCAGACCGGGTGATCGTGCTTGAGTTCAACAACGTCATGGTCGGCGTCCTGGTACACTCTGTCTCCCGCATCTACCGCATCTCCTGGAAAAATGTCGAAGCCCCCTCCTCGGCGGTCTACTCTGATCAGGTCACCGGCCTGGTCAAGATGGATGACCGGATCATCCTGGTGCTTGATTTTGAAAAGATCGTGGCTGAATTCTGCGCCTCCAGCGCCCTGCAGCCGCTGGCCCCTGAACAACTGCTTGAAGGCGCCGGTATTGACCGCAGCAGCAAGAGCATCCTGGTTGCCGATGACTCCCCGTTTATCCGCCACACCATGTGCAGCGCCCTGCGGGGAGCCGGGTACAATGTCGAAGAGGCGGTCAATGGTGCCGAGGCTTGGGAAAAGATCCAGAACAAAATGCAGCAGTGCTCAAGCGATGGCGTTTCATTCCGCTCACGGATGCAGCTCCTGATCACCGATGTGGAGATGCCCCAGATGGACGGCCTGCACCTGACGTCGCTGGTGCGCAAGGAAGACAGCCTGAAGGATCTGCCGATCATCATCTTCTCGTCACTGGCATCGGAAGACAACATCCGTAAATGGCATGACCTGGGCGCCCAACAGATTCTGACCAAGCCGGATCTGCCAAACCTGGTCAAATACGCTGACGAATTTACCGCCTGA
- the trpE gene encoding anthranilate synthase component I, whose protein sequence is MVFPDFKEFCQLAQKGNLVPVYREIMADMDTPVTAFRKIDDGCYSFLLESIEGGEKWGRYTFLGSSPSLIVRAKGKTVETIEHGVTNSQTVAAPLNSIRDVLSRFTPVEVPGLPRFFGGAVGYLGYEMVRHFEHLPTQKPALIDAYDAYFLITDTLIIFDNLSQKIKVVSNAHLGGTVSAEEAYAEALARIEGIIGKLRGPLPAAGAPEAVKPSELRSNVSREEYEAAVEKAKEYVRAGDIIQVVPSQRFSGTLSADPFDIYRALRTLNPSPYMFFLRLDDTVIAGASPEVMVRKEGTRAELRPIAGTRPRGATPQEDARLAEELLADPKERAEHVMLVDLGRNDLGRVCATGTVTVSELMVIERYSHVMHIVSNVYGELAEGRDAFDLVRATFPAGTLSGAPKVRAMEIIDELEPVRREIYGGAVGYFSFSGNMDLAIAIRTLVIKDGMVHLQAGGGVVADSDPAAEWQETVNKAMAVRRAIEIAEHGLK, encoded by the coding sequence ATGGTATTTCCTGATTTTAAAGAGTTTTGTCAGCTGGCGCAAAAGGGCAACCTGGTGCCGGTCTATCGTGAGATTATGGCTGATATGGATACGCCGGTAACCGCCTTTCGCAAGATTGATGACGGCTGTTACTCGTTTCTGCTGGAGAGTATCGAGGGTGGAGAGAAGTGGGGACGCTACACCTTTCTCGGCTCCAGTCCTTCACTCATCGTCCGTGCCAAGGGGAAAACGGTTGAAACCATTGAACATGGCGTCACCAACAGCCAGACGGTCGCTGCCCCCCTGAACAGTATCCGTGACGTGTTAAGCCGTTTCACGCCGGTTGAGGTGCCGGGGCTGCCCAGGTTCTTTGGCGGTGCAGTGGGGTACCTCGGCTATGAAATGGTACGTCATTTTGAACATCTGCCAACGCAGAAACCGGCGCTGATTGATGCCTACGACGCCTATTTTCTGATTACCGATACCCTGATCATCTTTGATAATCTCAGTCAGAAGATCAAGGTGGTCTCCAACGCCCATCTTGGCGGCACGGTCTCTGCCGAGGAGGCCTATGCAGAGGCGCTGGCCCGTATTGAGGGGATAATCGGCAAGCTGCGCGGTCCGTTGCCGGCTGCCGGTGCGCCGGAAGCGGTCAAACCGTCTGAACTGCGCTCCAATGTCAGCCGTGAGGAGTATGAGGCAGCGGTTGAGAAGGCCAAGGAATATGTCCGTGCCGGCGACATCATCCAGGTTGTCCCGTCACAGCGTTTCAGCGGCACGCTTTCTGCGGATCCCTTTGACATCTACCGGGCCTTGCGTACCTTGAACCCCTCGCCTTACATGTTCTTTTTGCGCCTGGATGATACCGTGATAGCCGGTGCTTCACCCGAGGTCATGGTGCGCAAGGAGGGAACACGGGCGGAGTTGCGGCCGATTGCCGGAACCAGGCCGCGTGGTGCAACACCGCAAGAAGATGCCAGACTGGCAGAGGAGCTGTTGGCCGATCCCAAGGAACGGGCCGAGCATGTCATGCTGGTGGACCTGGGGCGCAACGACCTGGGGCGGGTCTGTGCCACCGGCACGGTAACAGTCTCAGAGCTGATGGTGATCGAGCGTTACTCCCATGTCATGCATATCGTCTCCAACGTCTATGGCGAGCTGGCGGAAGGCAGGGATGCCTTTGATCTGGTGCGGGCCACCTTCCCGGCCGGTACCCTGTCCGGCGCACCCAAGGTGCGGGCCATGGAGATCATTGACGAGCTGGAGCCGGTGCGGCGTGAGATTTACGGTGGCGCGGTGGGCTACTTTTCTTTCTCCGGCAACATGGATCTGGCGATTGCCATCCGCACGCTGGTGATTAAGGACGGTATGGTGCACCTCCAGGCCGGAGGCGGTGTTGTTGCCGATTCTGACCCGGCCGCTGAATGGCAGGAAACAGTTAACAAGGCGATGGCAGTCCGCCGGGCCATCGAAATTGCAGAGCATGGACTGAAGTAA